GGGAATGACTCTGGGCCCCGAAACGGAGGGATCCGCCACGTTTAAGCCTTTCGCCGATCTTAAAGCTAAACTAAAACGCGAGCCTTGAAAAGGTTAGCTGGGCATCTGAAATGCGAGAGAGCTATACTACTTTCGGAGGTTCAAATGAAGTACAAGATCGCAATTCACGAATCTGACGAAGGCTACAGCGTCTCTGTGCCTGGACTGCCCGGCTGCTGGTCGCAAGGACGCTCGGAGCAGGAAGCCTTGGACAATATCCGTGCCATTCGCGAGTACCTAACTGTCGTCGAGGAACAGTTCCGTGGCGAAGAGGTCCGCGAAGTCGAGATCACGGTGTAGCGATTGCCCAAAGTTGCTGGCGTCAACCACCTGGATGCAGTGCGTGCCTTTGAGAAGGCGGGATTCTGGATTGCACGCCAAGCATATTGTGATGACGAATGGCCAGCGCATTCTCACCGTTCCTCGTCACGATCCGATCAATGCCTTCACCATGGGCGGTCTTGTGCGCGATGCTGGACTCTCTGTCGAGCAATTCCGTAAGTTGCTCTAGGCCTAGCCGCCCGAATCGGGTAGCCGGGGTCTGTCCCAAAGGTCTCTGCGTACCCAGTTTTTTTGGCGCTTTAAATCTCCCTACAATCGGCGGCTTTTGTAGCAACTCGAACTAGTCCTGACCATACGCATCGGCCGGCAGGCCTTCCTCAGCCCTTCTCATCGATTTAAGACTTCTGCGCACCTGACCGCTGAGCCGGCGGCTGACCGGCAACCGCTTTTCTGTCCCGCGCAATTTTACCGCTAGGCCACCCACACCATCGCGCGCCAGGGCTTCGACTCGGGAGAGCGATACCAAAGCATTGCGGTGGATGCGGAGGAACCGCTCGCCGAATTCGGCCTCCAGGGTTTTCAGCGGCTCCTCGATGACGAGCTCTCCTCCCGTCCAAACTACCGTGACGTACTTCTGATCCGCTTGGAAGTAAAGCACCTCATCCACGGGCACAAGCCTCAGGCTGCCGCCTACCGGCGCGCTCAGATGGGTTCGGGCTCGAGTCGAACCGGTCTGCTCCTTGAGGATATCGAGCCGACCCCGCCTCAGCACTTCGGCCCGCTGGAAACCCTGCAAGAGCCGCTCCTTGCGGATCGGCTTTAGCAGGTAATCGACGGCACTAGCTTCGAAGGCATCAAGCGCGTGGTCCCCGTAGGCCGTCGTAAAGATGACCGCCGGGGGATGCTCATAGTAGGCCAGATGTTGCGCTACCTCCAACCCGTCCATGCCAGGCATGCGGATATCGAGCAACACGAGTTGCGGCGCATGCGCCGCAATGGCGGTCAGGGCCTCGACCCCGTTTCCCGCTTCTCCCACGACCTCACCGATCCCAAGCTCGCGGATCAGTGAGGCGAGCCGCTCGCGCGCGAGCGGCTCATCATCCACGATGAGGATCCGCATCTTCGGCGCGTTCATAAGGGAATGATAATGTCGCCCGATAGTGGTCGCCCAAGTCCTCCACTTTCAGCCCACCCGACCCGCCGTAGAAAGCGTGCAGTCGTTGCCCTACGTTTTCCTGGGCGAAGCCATGGCTTGCGCGCGAGGATCGCCTGCCATCCTTCGGCTTGGGATTTTCGATCACGACCGTGAGCCGGTGCCCTTCGCGCTGCCCCCTGATCCGAGTCACCCCACCCTGGGGTAAGGGCTCGATCCCGTGGTAGATCGCGTTCTCGATGAGCGGCTGAATCGATAACACCGGTACCAAAGCGTCCGCCGGTAACTCATCGATTTGCCAATCGATCGCCAAGCGATCTTGCAAGCGTAGGGCTTCTATCCGTAAATACTGTCGGCACAGCTCAAGCTCCCCACCGAGCGTGACCCGATGACGGGCGGGCAGGAGGCTCGCTCGAAACAGATCAGCTAAGTCTTCGACCGCTTCCTCGGCCAGCATTGGATGGCTGCGGGTCAGGCTGGCGATGGTGTTCATGCAGTTGAAAAAAAAATGCGGCCGGATGCGCGCCTCCAGGGCCTGGAGGCGGGCCTCGGCCTCCGATTCAATGCGCTGCTCCCAGTGATGGTGGAC
The Pseudomonadota bacterium DNA segment above includes these coding regions:
- a CDS encoding type II toxin-antitoxin system HicB family antitoxin, producing the protein MKYKIAIHESDEGYSVSVPGLPGCWSQGRSEQEALDNIRAIREYLTVVEEQFRGEEVREVEITV
- a CDS encoding LytTR family DNA-binding domain-containing protein, which produces MRILIVDDEPLARERLASLIRELGIGEVVGEAGNGVEALTAIAAHAPQLVLLDIRMPGMDGLEVAQHLAYYEHPPAVIFTTAYGDHALDAFEASAVDYLLKPIRKERLLQGFQRAEVLRRGRLDILKEQTGSTRARTHLSAPVGGSLRLVPVDEVLYFQADQKYVTVVWTGGELVIEEPLKTLEAEFGERFLRIHRNALVSLSRVEALARDGVGGLAVKLRGTEKRLPVSRRLSGQVRRSLKSMRRAEEGLPADAYGQD
- a CDS encoding histidine kinase, which encodes MILPVARATDRLFIPNFCTARPVFVLVLMGELLAIVLTLSTATDVNASFDDLALKSLFIQWVTLCCAAVLCASRTLYSRLSEARVAMVAYVSMLAIAWVLSELAWWTLDCVSNPMPLGVASRGGFLARNLAIAAIVMAIALRYMYVHHHWEQRIESEAEARLQALEARIRPHFFFNCMNTIASLTRSHPMLAEEAVEDLADLFRASLLPARHRVTLGGELELCRQYLRIEALRLQDRLAIDWQIDELPADALVPVLSIQPLIENAIYHGIEPLPQGGVTRIRGQREGHRLTVVIENPKPKDGRRSSRASHGFAQENVGQRLHAFYGGSGGLKVEDLGDHYRATLSFPYERAEDADPHRG